The Thiothrix subterranea genome has a segment encoding these proteins:
- the mscL gene encoding large-conductance mechanosensitive channel protein MscL — translation MSFVSEFKEFAMKGNVVDLAVGVIIGAAFGKIVSAFVDGVVMPLLGLLIGGVDFSKMGILLKAGDPAAVPPIPDLVLAYGAFIQTVFDFTIVALAIFIAIKAMNKLKRKEEVAPAPAAPSNQEVLLGEIRDLLKQK, via the coding sequence ATGAGTTTCGTCAGTGAATTCAAAGAGTTTGCCATGAAAGGCAATGTGGTCGATCTCGCCGTGGGTGTCATTATCGGCGCTGCCTTCGGCAAAATCGTCTCCGCCTTCGTGGATGGTGTCGTGATGCCACTGCTGGGCTTGTTGATCGGCGGAGTCGACTTCAGCAAAATGGGCATTCTGCTCAAAGCAGGCGACCCCGCGGCTGTCCCGCCTATCCCCGATTTAGTCTTGGCTTATGGTGCGTTTATCCAAACTGTTTTTGACTTCACGATTGTGGCACTTGCGATTTTTATTGCGATTAAAGCCATGAACAAGCTAAAGCGCAAAGAAGAAGTCGCACCAGCACCGGCAGCACCGTCTAATCAAGAAGTGTTATTAGGCGAAATCCGTGATCTGTTAAAGCAGAAATAA
- a CDS encoding GNAT family N-acetyltransferase, with translation MDYTPSDDVEKSLDLTEQLMLGYYREYGLVWDRGKRRELLDSVEHFHILNNGSFIGFFAFFKEEDYIYVCDLQLSPEHQNKGVGSAVMQYIIGIASSLGLMAIKLSVFKSNSVAMHLYRRIGFVVSEEGKMVYRLSYELT, from the coding sequence ATGGACTATACACCCTCCGATGACGTTGAGAAATCGCTAGATTTAACTGAGCAATTGATGCTTGGCTATTACAGAGAATATGGCCTCGTTTGGGATAGGGGCAAACGTAGGGAGCTTTTAGATTCAGTGGAGCATTTCCATATTTTGAATAATGGCTCCTTTATTGGCTTTTTCGCATTCTTCAAAGAAGAAGATTATATTTATGTCTGCGATCTGCAATTGTCACCAGAGCACCAAAATAAGGGTGTGGGTAGTGCTGTAATGCAGTATATTATTGGCATTGCGTCATCGTTGGGTTTAATGGCTATAAAACTGTCCGTCTTTAAGTCCAATAGCGTCGCAATGCATCTTTATCGGCGTATTGGTTTTGTTGTGTCGGAAGAGGGTAAAATGGTTTATCGGCTTAGTTATGAACTTACCTAA
- a CDS encoding HesA/MoeB/ThiF family protein translates to MDDTQLLRYSRQILLPEVDINGQERLLASKVLIIGMGGLGAPVTLYLAAAGVGQLTLVDFDTVDLSNLQRQVIHSTATIGQLKVDSAAQTARALNPNIQINTIQHKLDETELLSVVSSHDAVVDCSDNFPTRFALNRACKIAAKPLISGAVIRLEGQITTFDFRQPRTACYRCLYTEDGTQEDTCSTTGILAPLAGIIGSMQAAETLKALLDLPTLSGRLLLLDAKQMRWRDMRLTPDPDCPICALGNKK, encoded by the coding sequence ATGGACGACACACAACTGCTGCGCTACAGCCGCCAAATTCTGCTCCCTGAAGTCGACATCAACGGGCAAGAACGCCTGTTAGCCTCAAAAGTGCTGATCATTGGCATGGGCGGCTTGGGCGCACCCGTCACGCTTTACCTCGCCGCCGCTGGGGTTGGGCAACTCACGCTGGTCGATTTTGATACCGTGGATTTGAGCAATTTACAACGCCAAGTGATCCACAGCACCGCCACGATTGGGCAATTGAAAGTCGACTCTGCCGCACAAACTGCCCGCGCGTTGAATCCAAACATCCAGATTAATACGATTCAACACAAACTCGACGAAACTGAATTACTTAGCGTGGTTAGCTCACACGATGCCGTCGTCGATTGCAGCGACAATTTCCCCACGCGCTTTGCGCTCAACCGTGCGTGCAAAATCGCCGCCAAGCCATTGATTTCAGGCGCGGTGATTCGTTTAGAAGGGCAAATCACCACCTTCGACTTTCGCCAGCCGCGTACCGCGTGCTACCGCTGCCTTTACACGGAAGACGGCACGCAGGAGGACACCTGTAGCACCACCGGCATTCTTGCGCCATTGGCGGGCATTATTGGCAGTATGCAAGCCGCAGAAACCCTCAAAGCGTTATTGGATTTGCCCACGCTCAGCGGGCGGCTGTTATTGCTGGATGCGAAGCAGATGCGCTGGCGTGACATGCGCTTAACGCCAGACCCCGATTGCCCGATTTGTGCGCTCGGCAATAAAAAATAA
- a CDS encoding transposase, producing the protein MARYKPIHQGVKLLAVDFDRQILPGTFEHALRHLVDHELDLEGFHQRYKNDVQGAAAFNPAVLLKIILLAYSRGIISSRKIEAACRENMLFIAISGDSQPHFTTLAAFIANAGELIAKLFTQVLLICDRQGLIGKEMFAIDGVKLPSNASKERSGTRADFLRQAERMEKAAAKIIDKHQQADASKTDAAAAQREAKQLKRLQHEAKQLRYWLADNPEDRKGVKDGIRLSNRTDNESAKMATSKGVVQGYTGVAAVDCHYQIIIEAQAHGTGSEQELLMPVVNATASMRTPETVITADNGYHSEANLKALADAGIDAYIPDKDYRKRDERYADQTVHQQKPDPLSNKCPKPSKTKTYKPADFQLAADLSHCLCPAGKRLYRTGRNCTLNGYASVRFQGALRDCEPCTQRPQCLKDPAKTRARQVTFLQGKRDDTPSHTDLMKPKIDSDLGKRMITQRFATVEPVFGNLRGNKRLHRFTLRSKAKVDGQWKLFCLMHNLEKLAHHGYAA; encoded by the coding sequence ATGGCACGCTACAAACCGATTCATCAAGGCGTAAAACTGTTGGCAGTGGACTTTGACCGCCAAATTCTCCCCGGCACGTTTGAACATGCGCTGCGCCATTTGGTTGACCACGAACTCGACCTTGAAGGTTTCCACCAGCGTTATAAGAATGATGTGCAGGGAGCGGCAGCATTTAACCCAGCGGTGTTACTCAAAATCATCCTGTTAGCTTACAGCCGTGGCATTATCAGTAGCCGCAAAATCGAAGCGGCGTGCCGCGAGAATATGCTGTTCATAGCGATTTCCGGTGACAGCCAGCCGCATTTCACCACGCTGGCGGCTTTCATCGCCAATGCCGGGGAGTTGATCGCCAAACTGTTTACCCAAGTGCTGCTAATTTGTGACCGCCAAGGCTTGATCGGGAAGGAGATGTTTGCCATTGACGGGGTGAAGTTGCCCTCCAATGCCAGCAAAGAAAGGTCTGGCACTCGCGCTGACTTCTTGCGCCAAGCCGAACGCATGGAAAAAGCCGCCGCCAAGATCATCGACAAACACCAACAAGCCGATGCCAGTAAAACGGATGCGGCGGCAGCCCAGCGCGAAGCCAAACAACTGAAACGCCTGCAACACGAAGCCAAACAGTTACGCTATTGGTTGGCGGACAACCCCGAAGACCGCAAGGGGGTTAAGGATGGCATCCGCCTGTCCAACCGCACCGACAACGAATCCGCTAAAATGGCAACCAGCAAAGGCGTGGTGCAAGGTTATACCGGCGTAGCAGCCGTGGATTGCCACTACCAAATCATTATCGAAGCCCAAGCCCACGGCACAGGGTCGGAACAAGAACTGCTGATGCCCGTGGTCAATGCCACCGCTTCAATGCGCACTCCCGAAACGGTGATCACCGCCGACAACGGCTACCACAGTGAAGCCAACCTCAAAGCCTTGGCGGATGCTGGAATTGATGCCTACATCCCTGACAAGGATTACCGCAAACGCGATGAACGCTATGCCGATCAGACGGTGCATCAGCAAAAACCTGACCCCTTATCGAACAAATGCCCCAAGCCCAGCAAAACCAAAACCTATAAACCTGCCGACTTCCAATTAGCCGCTGACCTTAGCCATTGTCTTTGCCCGGCGGGAAAACGCCTTTACCGTACCGGCAGAAATTGTACCCTGAATGGCTATGCTTCGGTACGTTTCCAAGGGGCGTTGCGTGACTGTGAACCCTGTACACAGCGTCCCCAATGCCTGAAAGACCCGGCAAAAACCCGCGCACGGCAAGTCACTTTCCTGCAAGGCAAGCGCGATGACACCCCCAGCCACACCGATTTGATGAAACCCAAAATCGACTCCGACCTCGGCAAGCGCATGATCACCCAACGCTTCGCCACCGTCGAACCGGTGTTTGGGAACTTGCGCGGCAACAAACGCCTGCACCGCTTCACCTTGCGCAGCAAAGCCAAAGTGGACGGGCAATGGAAACTGTTTTGCCTGATGCACAACCTCGAAAAGCTGGCACATCACGGGTATGCCGCATGA
- a CDS encoding acyltransferase family protein has product MIYRKEIDGLRALAVLPVMLFHAGFSTFGGGFVGVDVFFVISGYLITSIILAELETGTFSLAGFYERRARRILPALFFVLLACLPLAWWWLLPHELVAFGESLIAVAVFASNILFWLQTDYFAATAEQIPLLHTWSLAVEEQYYLVFPLLMLLAWGLGKRWLLGLLAVIALLSLGWSEWLWRNSVEANFYLIPSRAWELLVGALAAFYWQKHPFPQGILAQIGSLLGIALLAYAVLFFNEGMPFPSLYALVPTLGAVLLIVFATPATWVGQLLAFPPLVRVGLISYSAYLWHQPVFVFARLQALEEPSQSVMAALIALSLGLAWFSWRFVEKPFRNRQRFTRTQVFAWALVGSVLFIAVGAVLVLTDGFAGRFAD; this is encoded by the coding sequence GTGATTTATCGCAAGGAAATTGACGGGTTACGCGCTCTAGCAGTGCTGCCCGTGATGTTGTTTCATGCCGGATTCAGCACCTTTGGTGGTGGATTCGTGGGCGTGGATGTCTTTTTTGTCATCAGTGGCTATTTGATTACGTCAATTATTCTGGCTGAACTGGAGACAGGCACGTTCAGTCTCGCGGGCTTTTACGAACGGCGGGCGCGGCGGATTTTGCCCGCGTTATTCTTTGTATTGCTGGCGTGTTTGCCTTTGGCGTGGTGGTGGCTATTGCCGCATGAATTGGTCGCGTTTGGGGAAAGCTTGATCGCGGTGGCGGTGTTTGCATCGAATATTTTGTTTTGGTTGCAAACCGACTATTTTGCGGCGACGGCAGAGCAGATTCCGTTATTGCATACCTGGAGCTTGGCGGTTGAGGAGCAGTATTATCTGGTGTTCCCGCTGTTGATGTTGCTGGCGTGGGGCTTGGGTAAGCGCTGGTTGCTGGGCTTGTTGGCGGTGATTGCGCTACTGAGTTTGGGCTGGTCGGAATGGTTGTGGCGGAACTCGGTCGAAGCCAATTTCTATTTGATTCCCAGCCGTGCATGGGAATTATTGGTGGGGGCATTGGCGGCATTTTATTGGCAAAAACACCCGTTTCCACAAGGAATCTTGGCGCAAATTGGCAGTCTATTGGGTATCGCTTTATTGGCTTACGCGGTATTGTTTTTTAATGAGGGGATGCCGTTTCCAAGCCTGTATGCGCTAGTGCCGACGCTTGGCGCGGTATTGTTGATTGTGTTTGCAACGCCCGCGACATGGGTTGGTCAATTGCTGGCATTCCCGCCGTTGGTGCGGGTGGGGCTGATTTCGTACAGTGCGTATTTGTGGCATCAGCCGGTATTCGTGTTTGCGCGGCTGCAAGCGTTGGAAGAACCGAGCCAAAGTGTCATGGCAGCGCTGATAGCGTTGAGTTTGGGGCTGGCGTGGTTTAGCTGGCGTTTTGTGGAAAAACCGTTTCGCAATCGGCAGCGTTTTACCCGAACCCAAGTATTCGCGTGGGCATTGGTTGGTAGTGTGCTGTTCATTGCAGTGGGGGCAGTGTTGGTGTTGACCGATGGCTTTGCGGGGCGTTTTGCGGATTGA
- a CDS encoding phosphoribulokinase, translated as MSAKHPIVAITGAMESGSVSVIQALERIFYRERVKAVYIDGSAFRRYDRTAMRDEVRKAQEEGRVLGHFGPEGNHLDKLESLFFEYAAVGRGLYRHYLHTTGQAAKYGQTVGTFTPWEPMDPDSDLLLYRGLHGAALVDDIDIAQYPDLSIGISPNANLEWMAKIQHEIKEKGVALEDAKTALLNRLHDYVHHITPQFMRTHINFQLIPLVDTSDPFGAEAVPSPDECYLVMRFAPKFLPDFIPLLHDIPGAFMSRRNTLVVPSSKMLMAIELVLMPIIHNLIDDSRQLRGITDVPEDRGAGVLGLVE; from the coding sequence ATGTCAGCAAAACACCCGATTGTGGCGATTACCGGCGCGATGGAGTCCGGTTCTGTGTCTGTTATTCAGGCATTAGAGCGGATTTTTTACCGTGAACGGGTCAAGGCCGTGTATATCGACGGCAGCGCTTTCCGGCGTTATGATCGCACAGCGATGCGCGATGAAGTGCGTAAAGCGCAGGAAGAGGGGCGCGTTCTAGGGCATTTTGGCCCCGAAGGTAATCATCTGGATAAGCTGGAAAGCTTATTTTTCGAGTATGCCGCTGTCGGCAGAGGCTTGTACCGTCACTATTTACACACAACGGGGCAAGCCGCCAAGTACGGGCAAACCGTTGGCACGTTTACGCCTTGGGAGCCGATGGATCCCGACAGTGATTTATTGTTGTACCGTGGCTTGCATGGGGCGGCGCTGGTCGATGATATTGATATTGCGCAATACCCCGATTTGTCGATTGGAATTTCACCGAACGCCAATTTGGAGTGGATGGCAAAAATCCAGCACGAAATCAAAGAAAAAGGCGTGGCGTTGGAAGATGCGAAAACCGCATTGCTGAACCGTTTGCACGATTATGTGCATCACATTACTCCGCAATTCATGCGCACCCACATTAATTTCCAGCTTATTCCTTTGGTGGATACGTCCGACCCGTTTGGGGCAGAAGCCGTGCCAAGCCCGGATGAGTGTTATTTGGTGATGCGGTTTGCGCCGAAATTCTTGCCTGATTTTATCCCGTTGCTGCACGATATTCCGGGGGCGTTTATGTCACGCCGCAATACGCTGGTAGTACCAAGTAGCAAGATGTTGATGGCGATTGAGCTGGTGTTGATGCCGATTATTCATAACCTGATTGATGACAGCCGCCAATTGCGTGGCATTACCGACGTGCCGGAAGATCGTGGTGCGGGCGTGTTAGGTTTAGTGGAATAA
- a CDS encoding DEAD/DEAH box helicase: MHLKTKHLDLLADNNLPPSVLFNVFDTVTLERGIDYYDTGKVTNFRAEKSGNGNVSITAKVQGSSKEPYVTVINYNEQSPRWITGVCTCPVTMACKHAVAALFEYLEHARKQKAREPQRKPVPAFTAATMPTTARAAVTRSPVDVWLQSLRTASDTHDSPLFSPENDVPGADLLYFLDADSHQQLTLSLYKANTLKKGGYGKPSHVQLEALLTPYRARNFAYEPHDLMIAQLLAMPGMRFLHHWNKGNLSGKHGEQALLEVLKTGRAFWATVDTWQREAQPLKHGAPLGLQFIWQANDKQEFTVELQTDRPITEHFWLNNKFWYIDTATRTCGLLEHPDLSPTQVEKFLNAPPIPAAQAETVSERLLEALPDVDIPAPSPKIRQHIDDLHAEPTPDLYLRCTRLPDTGHDTHIASLRFNYAGHVLQPAQHKPSSLHKVGANRYRIHRNLTTEQDALDTLADYGFESVNTRFSDLHRLELLMHPDTPSLTALRWNDFLDHGVTALRDSGWNVTLDDNFDLHFDIVGDLDAAWEESANGNDWFEISLGFEVDGQRINLLPILVEMLGQMESPQALRDLLERQPYIFVPLSGNRWAKLESHRLAGILETLVELYDHQPLNADGNLELSKYQGTNLGALLNAPGMKWKGAEELLALTQKLRDFQGIQAVNLPEGLNADLRHYQHEGLSWLQFLREYQFNGILADDMGLGKTLQALAHLLIEKQAGRLTQPALVIAPTSLMGNWRREAARFTPDLRVRVIHGNDRHQHFDKLGEYDLLLTTYPLIVRDEEQYLRHTFHYLILDEAQAIKNAASRTTQVIYTLKAKHRLCLTGTPLENHLGELWSMYHFLMPGFLGAHDKFTRLFRNPIEKQGDAGRQQQLRQRVLPFMLRRTKELVASELPPKSEIIRSVALEGKQRDLYETVRLAMDTKLQEEISRNGFARSHIMILDALLKLRQVCCDPRLVKLDKAKNVEQSAKLELLMTLLPEMLEEGRKVLLFSQFTSMLALIEAELVAANIVYAKLTGQTKNREEVIAHFQEGDATVFLISLKAGGTGLNLTAADTVIHYDPWWNPAVEQQATDRAYRIGQDKPVFVYKLITEDTVEEKILKLQEKKQMLANGLYSETGAQEGVRFSSEDLLDLLKPLEQ, from the coding sequence ATGCATTTGAAAACTAAACATCTCGACTTACTGGCCGATAACAACCTCCCCCCATCCGTCCTATTCAACGTATTCGACACCGTGACGCTGGAGCGGGGTATCGACTATTACGACACGGGCAAAGTCACCAATTTTCGTGCAGAAAAAAGCGGCAATGGCAATGTATCCATCACCGCGAAAGTACAAGGCAGCAGTAAAGAACCCTACGTCACCGTCATCAATTACAACGAACAATCACCGCGTTGGATCACCGGCGTTTGCACCTGCCCCGTCACCATGGCCTGCAAACACGCCGTCGCCGCCCTGTTTGAATACCTCGAACACGCCCGCAAACAAAAAGCCAGAGAACCGCAACGCAAGCCCGTGCCAGCGTTTACCGCCGCCACCATGCCCACCACCGCCAGAGCAGCCGTCACACGTTCGCCGGTCGATGTATGGTTGCAGAGTTTAAGAACCGCCAGCGACACCCACGACAGCCCACTGTTTAGCCCAGAAAATGACGTACCCGGTGCCGACTTACTGTATTTTTTAGATGCCGATAGCCACCAGCAACTTACCTTGAGCTTGTACAAAGCCAATACCCTCAAAAAAGGTGGCTACGGCAAACCCTCACACGTACAACTCGAAGCCCTGCTAACCCCGTACCGCGCCCGCAATTTCGCGTATGAACCCCACGACTTAATGATCGCGCAATTACTTGCCATGCCCGGAATGCGCTTTTTGCATCACTGGAACAAGGGCAATTTAAGCGGCAAACACGGCGAACAGGCCCTGCTGGAAGTGCTAAAAACCGGACGCGCTTTTTGGGCAACCGTCGACACTTGGCAACGCGAAGCCCAACCCTTAAAGCATGGCGCACCGCTCGGCTTACAATTCATCTGGCAAGCCAACGATAAGCAAGAATTCACCGTTGAATTACAAACCGACCGCCCCATTACCGAACATTTTTGGCTCAACAACAAATTCTGGTATATCGACACCGCCACCCGCACCTGCGGCTTGCTGGAGCACCCCGACCTTAGCCCCACGCAAGTCGAAAAATTCCTGAATGCGCCCCCGATTCCCGCCGCGCAAGCCGAAACCGTCAGCGAACGTTTGCTGGAAGCCCTGCCGGATGTGGATATTCCCGCGCCCTCACCGAAAATCCGCCAACACATTGACGATTTACACGCCGAACCCACCCCGGATTTGTACTTGCGCTGCACCCGCCTACCGGACACGGGTCACGATACCCACATTGCCAGTTTGCGCTTTAACTACGCAGGGCATGTGTTGCAACCCGCGCAACACAAACCCAGCAGCTTGCACAAAGTCGGTGCCAACCGTTACCGCATTCACCGCAACCTTACGACGGAACAGGACGCGCTCGACACGCTTGCCGATTACGGTTTTGAAAGCGTCAATACCCGCTTTAGCGACCTGCACCGCCTCGAATTGCTGATGCACCCCGATACCCCGTCGCTGACGGCGTTACGTTGGAATGATTTCCTCGATCATGGCGTGACCGCACTGCGCGATTCCGGCTGGAATGTCACGTTGGACGACAATTTCGACCTGCATTTTGACATCGTTGGGGATCTCGATGCCGCGTGGGAAGAAAGCGCGAATGGCAACGACTGGTTTGAAATCAGCCTCGGTTTTGAAGTCGACGGACAACGCATCAATCTGTTGCCGATTCTGGTGGAAATGCTGGGGCAAATGGAAAGCCCGCAAGCCTTGCGCGATTTGCTGGAACGCCAACCGTACATTTTCGTGCCGCTTTCCGGCAATCGCTGGGCAAAACTCGAATCGCATCGCCTCGCCGGAATCCTCGAAACACTGGTGGAACTCTACGACCACCAACCCCTGAATGCCGATGGCAATTTGGAACTCAGCAAATACCAAGGCACGAATCTAGGCGCACTGCTCAATGCCCCCGGCATGAAATGGAAAGGCGCAGAAGAATTGCTGGCGCTCACCCAAAAGTTACGGGATTTCCAAGGGATTCAAGCTGTTAACTTACCCGAAGGGCTGAATGCCGACTTGCGCCATTACCAACACGAAGGCTTGAGCTGGCTGCAATTCTTACGCGAATACCAATTCAATGGCATCCTCGCCGATGACATGGGCTTGGGCAAAACCTTGCAAGCCCTCGCCCATTTGCTCATCGAAAAGCAAGCGGGGCGCTTAACCCAACCCGCCCTAGTCATCGCCCCCACCAGCTTAATGGGCAATTGGCGACGCGAAGCCGCCCGTTTCACCCCCGATTTGCGGGTGCGAGTGATTCACGGCAACGACCGCCACCAGCATTTCGACAAACTGGGTGAATACGATTTGCTGCTCACCACTTACCCTTTGATTGTGCGTGACGAAGAACAGTATTTGCGCCACACCTTCCACTACCTGATTTTGGACGAAGCGCAAGCGATTAAAAACGCCGCTTCACGCACCACCCAAGTCATTTACACCCTCAAAGCCAAGCATCGCCTATGCCTGACAGGTACACCGCTGGAAAATCATCTGGGTGAATTATGGTCAATGTACCATTTCCTGATGCCCGGTTTTTTAGGTGCGCACGACAAATTTACGCGCCTGTTCCGCAATCCCATTGAAAAGCAAGGCGATGCAGGCAGGCAGCAGCAATTACGCCAGCGCGTCCTGCCCTTTATGTTGCGCCGCACCAAGGAACTGGTCGCCAGTGAATTACCGCCGAAAAGCGAAATCATCCGCAGCGTGGCGCTCGAAGGCAAACAACGCGACCTTTACGAAACTGTGCGCTTGGCGATGGACACCAAATTACAGGAAGAAATCAGCCGCAACGGTTTCGCTCGCAGCCACATTATGATTCTGGATGCCTTGCTAAAACTGCGCCAAGTGTGTTGCGACCCGCGTCTGGTTAAGCTCGACAAAGCCAAAAATGTTGAGCAATCCGCCAAGCTCGAATTGTTGATGACCTTGTTACCTGAAATGTTAGAAGAAGGTCGTAAAGTACTGTTATTCTCACAATTCACCTCGATGCTGGCACTCATCGAAGCCGAATTGGTCGCCGCCAATATCGTTTACGCCAAACTCACCGGGCAAACCAAAAATCGCGAAGAAGTCATTGCGCACTTCCAAGAAGGTGATGCGACAGTGTTCCTGATTAGCCTAAAAGCTGGGGGGACTGGGCTAAACTTAACCGCTGCGGATACCGTGATTCACTACGACCCTTGGTGGAATCCGGCAGTGGAACAACAAGCCACCGACCGCGCTTACCGCATTGGGCAAGACAAACCCGTCTTCGTCTACAAGCTGATTACCGAAGACACGGTAGAAGAAAAGATTCTCAAATTGCAGGAAAAAAAGCAGATGCTCGCCAATGGCTTGTATTCAGAAACCGGCGCACAAGAAGGCGTGCGCTTCAGTTCCGAAGATTTGTTGGATTTATTAAAGCCCTTGGAGCAATGA
- a CDS encoding PIN domain protein, with protein sequence MKLYLDNCMFNRPFDDQSNLKVLLESEAKLRIQENIRSGIYELVWSYILDYENNKNPFLERKEQIGKWKLYAHTDIEEDETIINLAKSINQLGLKKFDSLHIACAIKANSDYFLTTDIGIIKKANIVKTIKIKDPIDFIREVFA encoded by the coding sequence ATGAAGCTGTATCTTGACAATTGTATGTTCAATCGACCGTTTGATGATCAATCAAACCTTAAAGTATTGCTAGAATCCGAGGCAAAATTAAGAATACAAGAAAATATTCGTTCAGGTATATATGAACTTGTTTGGTCTTATATATTGGATTATGAAAACAATAAAAATCCCTTCTTAGAAAGAAAAGAACAAATTGGAAAGTGGAAACTATATGCACACACTGACATAGAAGAAGATGAAACCATAATTAATCTTGCAAAGTCAATAAATCAACTTGGCTTAAAAAAGTTTGATTCTTTACATATCGCTTGTGCCATTAAAGCAAATTCAGACTATTTTCTAACCACCGATATTGGCATAATTAAAAAAGCCAACATTGTTAAAACCATTAAGATAAAAGACCCAATTGATTTTATCCGGGAGGTGTTCGCATGA
- a CDS encoding SGNH hydrolase domain-containing protein, producing the protein MMKIYVPLLLGLLCIGGMTPVWADASSEALLKAADTEASGEYTRQRFLAVQKKPFDAADARKKVLIIGDSHAQDFFNGVLENGYLSAYQLSTRYIPTRCQMVWGDKGAEFVQSKDTALCAESDNVTQAAAQIAEADVVIMVARWQEWAATLLPETIQQMKLRADQQLIVIGAKDFGKISIRNYMKLSADERLALRNKVDPKPLASNQWLRDTLGAAVFIDQQRLICGEGDSCRLFTDAGELLSYDGGHLTPAGAKYVGKLLFTESLLQGL; encoded by the coding sequence ATGATGAAAATTTACGTGCCGTTATTGCTAGGTTTGTTGTGTATCGGTGGCATGACGCCGGTGTGGGCGGATGCGTCGTCTGAGGCTTTACTCAAGGCGGCGGATACCGAAGCCAGTGGTGAATACACCCGCCAGCGCTTTCTCGCGGTGCAGAAAAAACCGTTTGATGCGGCGGATGCACGTAAAAAAGTGCTAATCATTGGCGATAGTCACGCGCAGGATTTTTTTAACGGTGTGCTGGAAAATGGTTATTTGAGCGCTTATCAACTGAGTACCCGCTACATTCCGACCCGTTGCCAAATGGTATGGGGCGATAAAGGTGCTGAATTTGTTCAGTCGAAAGACACGGCACTGTGTGCGGAATCGGATAATGTGACGCAAGCCGCCGCGCAGATTGCCGAGGCGGATGTGGTCATTATGGTGGCGCGTTGGCAAGAGTGGGCAGCAACATTGTTACCGGAGACGATTCAACAGATGAAGCTGCGGGCGGATCAGCAATTGATCGTCATTGGGGCAAAGGATTTCGGCAAAATTTCCATTAGGAATTACATGAAGCTGTCTGCTGATGAACGGCTGGCTTTGCGTAACAAAGTTGATCCGAAACCGTTGGCAAGTAACCAATGGTTACGCGATACCTTGGGCGCGGCGGTGTTTATTGATCAGCAGCGCCTGATTTGCGGTGAGGGCGACAGTTGCCGCCTGTTCACCGATGCGGGGGAATTGTTGTCGTATGACGGCGGGCATTTAACCCCCGCCGGGGCGAAATACGTCGGCAAGTTATTGTTTACCGAATCATTGCTCCAAGGGCTTTAA
- a CDS encoding HEPN domain-containing protein — protein MQNLKEKIAENKLPALFHLSKIGIYHNEILLDNQPDYDLTSYEGLNQKEYALNEIANISLDYQYIFHVDLHDLKKIDYYDNEEIGDISSKYFIKRVDRRLKEIEFKGQLLGDGFDIGGELYKTIADIEVIGLTKVDANQLSLYQELMLEGHLLELENNYRMSFFTYFTALESFVREKLEEIKNNTYKELHEKIENLSLRDKISILFKKEFNIENLDESTFWSTLSGSKLIKKAVDMRNDIAHGKHKDDLTQEIVDDCFLLMALLIGSLRDHIHDVNKIRKYLYPKIV, from the coding sequence ATGCAAAATCTGAAAGAAAAGATTGCAGAAAACAAGCTACCCGCTTTATTTCATTTGTCAAAAATAGGCATATACCACAATGAAATATTATTAGATAATCAGCCTGACTATGATCTCACAAGTTACGAAGGTTTAAACCAAAAAGAATATGCGCTAAATGAAATAGCCAATATCTCATTAGACTATCAATACATCTTTCATGTGGATTTACATGACTTAAAAAAAATTGACTATTACGATAATGAAGAGATAGGTGATATATCTTCTAAATATTTTATCAAGAGGGTTGATAGACGATTAAAGGAGATAGAGTTTAAAGGGCAGTTACTAGGAGATGGCTTTGACATTGGAGGAGAACTCTACAAAACTATTGCAGATATTGAAGTTATTGGTTTAACAAAAGTCGATGCTAATCAATTGAGTTTATATCAAGAACTTATGCTAGAAGGGCATCTCCTTGAATTAGAAAATAACTATAGAATGAGCTTTTTCACATATTTCACAGCACTTGAAAGTTTCGTAAGAGAGAAATTGGAAGAAATAAAGAATAATACATATAAAGAATTACATGAAAAAATTGAAAATTTAAGTCTTAGAGATAAAATCAGTATCCTTTTCAAAAAAGAATTCAATATTGAAAACTTAGATGAGTCTACATTCTGGTCTACTCTTTCAGGTTCTAAATTAATAAAGAAGGCCGTTGATATGAGAAATGACATAGCGCATGGAAAACATAAAGATGATTTAACCCAAGAAATTGTTGATGATTGTTTTTTATTGATGGCACTATTGATCGGCTCATTGAGAGATCATATTCACGATGTCAATAAAATTAGAAAATATCTGTATCCAAAAATAGTCTAA